From Oryctolagus cuniculus chromosome 17, mOryCun1.1, whole genome shotgun sequence, a single genomic window includes:
- the NEURL4 gene encoding neuralized-like protein 4 isoform X1: MAAGSGGSGGPGPGPGGGGAGPGGSGPGPGSSGGLGSGAELHPRTGRLVSLSACGRTARRQQPGQEFNHGLVLSREPLRDGRVFTVRIDRKVNSWSGSIEIGVTALDPSVLDFPSSATGLKGGSWVVSGCSVLRDGRSVLEEYGQDLDQLGEGDRVGVERTAAGELRLWVNGRDCGVAATGLPARVWAVVDLYGKCTQITVLPPEPGFCPPAPLPTPPLEPSAPSEDPALAEQGTSGDEAFMVSPAQARPETFPNSLDSHNDFASMELSEVVSNTILSAYNGGLLNVNLSSPPAGEGLASSGAATSPILTSNDALLFHEKCGTLIKLSNNNKTAERRRPLDEFNNGVVMTNRPLRDNEMFEIRIDKLVDKWSGSIEIGVTTHNPNSLEYPATMTNLQSGTIMMSGCGILTNGKGTRREYCEFSLDELQEGDHIGLTRKSNSALHFFINGIDQGVATPLTPPVVYGVVDLYGMAVKVTIVHNNNHSDRLRRNNAILRALSPEGALRRTAPAAQAEPERLLFHPNCGQKAAITHEGRTALRPHATDDFNHGVVLSSRALRDGEVFQVRIDKMVDKWAGSIEIGVTTHNPAYLQLPSTMTNLRSGTWMMTGNGVMHNGTTILDEYGHNLDRLKAGDTVGVVRREDGTLHFFVNGMTQGPAAWNVPPGVYAVVDLYGQAAQATIVDDVEVPPVPEPLPEGNNQVSPSSPSSGAGGSDLRFHQLHGSNAVITNGGRTALRHNCRSEFNDAIVISNRALRDGELFEIVIQKMVDRWSGSIEAGVTAIRPEDLEFPNTMTDIDYDTWMLSGTAIMQDGNTMRNNYGCDLDALGTGARIGMMRTAKGDLHYFINGQDQGAACSGLPPGKEVYAVVDLYGQCVQVSITNATGPMDNSLATSNSATEKSFPLHSPVAGVAHRFHSTCGKNVTLEEDGTRAVRAAGYAHGLVFSTKELKAEEVFEVKVEELDEKWAGSLRLGLTTLAPGEMGPGAGGGPGLPPSLPELRTKTTWMVSSCEVRRDGQLQRMNYGRNLERLGVGSRVGIRRGADDTMHILVDGEDMGPAATGIAKNVWAVLDLYGPVRCVSIVSSTRLEESEGTQPPSPSSDTGSEVEEDDEGEEHGLGGQDQVDVVPTALEFLENHGKNILLSNGNRTATRVASYNQGIVVISQPLIPQLLVQVRIDFLNRQWTSSLVLGVITCPPERLNFPASACALKRAAWLLRGRGVFHNGLKICEKFGPNLDTCPEGTVLGLRLDSSGGLHLHVNGVDHGVAVPDVPQPCHALVDLYGQCEQVTIVSPEPGATSGKSAGTQGDMEKADMVDGIKESVCWGPPPTANPLKSCEYHALCSRFQELLLLPEDYFMPPPKRSLCYCESCRKLRGDEAHRRRGEPPREYALPFGWCRFNLRVNPRLEAGTLTKKWHMAYHGSNVAAVRRVLDRGELGAGTASILSCRPLKGEPGVGFEEPGENCAPPREEQPPPVMLSPSLQYAGAETLASKVQFRDPKSQRTHRAQVAFQVCVRPGSYTPGPPSAAHREPPDPHFGAAELEWVTKEKGAILLYALLVRVE; this comes from the exons ATGGCGGCGGGGtcgggtgggagtgggggccccgggccggggccgggcgggggcggggcgggccccgGCGGGAGCGGCCCGGGACCGGGGTCCAGCGGGGGTCTCGGCAGCGGCGCGGAGCTGCACCCGCGCACTGGGCGCTTGGTGAGCCTGTCGGCCTGTGGGCGTACAGCGCGGCGGCAGCAGCCGGGCCAGGAGTTTAACCACGGCCTGGTGTTGAGCCGAGAACCCTTGCGCGATGGACGCGTCTTCACCGTCCGCATCGACCGCAAG gtCAACTCCTGGAGCGGCTCCATTGAGATCGGGGTGACGGCGCTGGACCCCAGCGTGCTGGACTTCCCAAGCAGCGCCACGGGACTGAAGGGGGGTTCGTGGGTAGTGTCAGGCTGCTCGGTGCTGAGGGACGGACGCTCCGTGCTGGAGGAGTACGGCCAGGACCTGGACCAGCTTGGCGAAGGGGACCGTGTGGGCGTGGAACGCACGGCTGCGGGGGAGCTGCGGCTCTGGGTGAACGGGCGGGATTGTGGCGTGGCTGCCACAGGCCTGCCCGCTCGGGTCTGGGCTGTCGTGGACCTTTATGGCAAGTGCACCCAGATCACTGTGCTGCCCCCTGAGCCAGGCTTCtgtccccctgctcccctccccacccctcccctcgaGCCCTCAGCCCCCTCTGAAGATCCCGCCTTGGCTGAACAGGGAACCTCCGGGGATGAAG CCTTCATGGTGTCCCCAGCGCAGGCCCGGCCGGAGACGTTTCCTAACAGCCTTGACTCGCATAATG ACTTTGCCAGCATGGAGCTGTCGGAGGTGGTGAGCAACACCATCCTGTCTGCCTACAACGGGGGGCTCCTGAACGTGAACCTGAGCTCCCCCCCGGCAGGGGAAGGGCTGGCATCCAGCGGCGCTGCCACCTCGCCCATCCTCACTTCCAATGACGCCCTGCTCTTTCACGAGAAGTGTGGGACCCTCAtcaaactcagcaacaacaacaagACAGCTGAGCGGCGGCGGCCCCTGGATGAGTTCAACAACGGGGTCGTCATGACGAACCGCCCGCTGCGGGACAATGAAATGTTTGAG ATCCGCATCGACAAGCTTGTAGATAAGTGGTCGGGATCCATCGAGATCGGTGTCACCACGCACAACCCCAACAGTCTGGAGTACCCAGCCACCATGACCAACCTGCAGTCAG GCACCATCATGATGAGCGGCTGTGGGATCCTCACCAACGGCAAAGGCACCCGCCGCGAGTACTGCGAGTTCAGTCTGGATGAGCTGCAG GAGGGAGACCACATCGGCCTCACGAGGAAGTCCAACTCTGCCCTGCACTTCTTCATCAATGGCATCGACCAGG GTGTGGCCACCCCGCTGACGCCCCCAGTGGTGTACGGTGTGGTGGATTTGTACGGGATGGCAGTGAAGGTGACCATTGTCCACAATAATAACCACAGCGACCGTCTCCGCCGCAACAATGCCATCCTGCGGGCACTGTCCCCCGAGGGCGCCCTCCGCCGAACCGCTCCTGCCGCCCAGGCGGAACCCGAGCGCCTGCTCTTCCACCCTAACTGTGGACAGAAGGCAGCCATCACCCACGAGGGACGCACTGCCCTGAGGCCCCA TGCCACCGACGACTTCAATCATGGCGTGGTACTCAGCAGCAGAGCCCTGCGGGATGGAGAGGTGTTCCAGGTGCGCATTGACAAGATGGTGGACAAATGGGCTGGCTCCATTGAGATTGGCGTCACCACTCACAACCCTGCCTATCTCCAGTtgccctccaccatgaccaacctGCGCTCTG GGACCTGGATGATGACCGGGAACGGGGTGATGCACAACGGGACGACCATCCTGGACGAGTATGGGCACAACCTGGACCGCCTCAAG GCAGGGGACACGGTGGGCGTGGTGCGGCGGGAGGACGGGACGCTCCACTTCTTCGTCAACGGGATGACTCAGGGCCCCGCCGCCTGGAACGTGCCTCCCGGCGTCTATGCCGTCGTTGATCTCTACGGCCAGGCAGCCCAGGCCACCATCGTGGACGACGTGG AGGTGCCCCCGGTTCCTGAGCCCCTCCCTGAGGGGAACAACCAGGTGTCCCCGAGCTCTCCGTCGTCAGGGGCCGGGGGCTCTGACCTGCGCTTCCACCAGCTGCACGGCAGTAACGCCGTCATCACCAACGGCGGCCGCACCGCGCTGCGCCACAACTGCCGCAGCGAGTTCAACGACGCCATCGTCATCTCCAACCG GGCCCTGCGCGACGGAGAGCTTTTTGAAATTGTCATTCAGAAGATGGTGGACCGCTGGTCAGGCTCCATTGAGGCAG gagTGACTGCTATTCGGCCTGAAGACCTGGAGTTCCCCAACACGATGACCGACATTGACTATGATACGTGGATGCTGAG CGGCACCGCCATCATGCAAGACGGCAACACGATGCGCAACAACTACGGGTGTGACCTGGACGCGCTGGGCACGGGGGCGCGCATCGGCATGATGCGCACCGCCAAGGGCGACCTGCACTACTTCATCAACGGCCAGGATCAAGGCGCCGCCTGCTCAGGCTTGCCTCCGGGTAAAG AGGTGTATGCAGTCGTGGATCTCTATGGCCAGTGTGTGCAAGTGTCCATCACTAACGCCACCGGCCCCATGGACAACAGCCTGGCGACCAGCAACAGCGCCACCGAGAAGTCCTTCCCCCTGCATTCCCCAG tggctggtGTGGCTCACCGATTCCATAGTACCTGTGGCAAGAACGTCACCCTGGAGGAGGACGGCACGAGGGCCGTGCGGGCGGCTGGCTATGCTCACGGCCTCGTCTTCAGCACCAAGGAGCTCAAGGCTGAGGAAGTCTTTGAG GTCAAAGTGgaagagctggatgaaaagtgggcGGGGTCCCTCCGGCTGGGACTGACCACACTAGCCCCAGGGGAgatggggcctggggcaggcggtggccccgggctgcctccctccctgccagagCTCCGGACGAAGACCACCTGGATGGTGTCCAGCTGTGAAGTGAGGCGTGACGGGCAGCTGCAGAGGATGAACTATGGCCGGAACCTAGAGAGGCTGGGG GTGGGCAGCCGTGTGGGTATTCGCCGGGGGGCCGACGACACAATGCACATCCTGGTAGATGGAGAGGATATGGGGCCTGCAGCGACTGGCATCGCCAAG AACGTGTGGGCTGTGTTGGATCTCTATGGGCCAGTGCGCTGTGTCTCCATTGTCAGTTCTACCCGGCTGGAGGAGTCAGAAGGCACCCAGCCTCCTTCCCCCAGCTCGGATACCGGCAGTGAGGTCGAGGAAGATGACGAAGGCGAGGAGCATGGCCTGGGA GGTCAGGATCAAGTGGATGTTGTGCCCACAGCACTCGAGTTCCTGGAGAACCATGGGAAGAATATCCTCCTGTCCAACGGGAATCGGACAGCCACGCGGGTGGCCAGCTATAATCAGGGCATTGTGGTCATCAGCCAGCCCCTCATTCCCCAGCTGCTGGTCCAG GTGCGGATAGACTTCCTGAACAGACAGTGGACGTCTTCTCTCGTCCTGGGCGTCATCACCTGCCCACCCGAGAGGCTCAACttccctgcttctgcctgtgcCCTCAAACGGGCAGCCTGGCTGCTGCGGGGCCGCGGCGTCTTCCACAACGGTCTCAAg ATCTGTGAGAAGTTTGGGCCAAACCTGGACACATGTCCCGAAGGCACCGTACTGGGACTGCGGCTGGACAGCTCTGGGGGGCTGCATCTCCACGTCAATGGGGTGGACCACGGCGTGGCCGTGCCAGAcgtgccccagccctgccatgcGCTCGTGGACCTCTACGGGCAGTGCGAGCAG GTGACAATCGTGAGCCCTGAACCAGGGGCCACCAGTGGGAAGAGTGCCGGAACCCAAGGGGACATGGAGAAAGCTGACATGGTGGACG GTATCAAAGAGAGCGTATGCTGGGGTCCACCGCCCACTGCCAACCCCCTAAAGAGCTGCGAGTACCACGCCCTTTGCTCCCGCTTCCAAgaactgctgctgcttcctg AGGACTACTTCATGCCTCCACCTAAGCGTAGCCTGTGCTACTGTGAGTCTTGCCGGAAGCTTCGAGGAGACGAGGCCCACAGGCGCAGAGGGGAGCCCCCCAGGGAGTACGCCCTGCCCTTTGGCTGGTGCAGGTTCAACCTCAG GGTGAATCCCCGCCTGGAGGCTGGGACGCTAACTAAGAAGTGGCACATGGCGTATCACGGGAGCAACGTGGCAGCGGTGCGGAGAGTGCTGGACCgaggggagctgggagcag GCACTGCCTCCATCCTGAGCTGCCGGCCCTTGAAGGGAGAGCCCGGGGTAGGGTTTGAGGAGCCCGGCGAGAATTGTGCCCCTCCCCGGGAAGAGCAGCCCCCTCCAGTGATGCTTTCCCCTTCCCTTCAGTACGCCGGGGCCGAGACCCTGGCCTCCAAAGTGCA ATTCCGGGACCCCAAGTCTCAGCGGACACACCGGGCTCAGGTGGCGTTCCAGGTGTGTGTGCGCCCTGGCTCCTACACCCCGGGCCCCCCTTCCGCTGCACACAGAGAACCTCCGGACCCCCACTTCGGCGCGGCCGAACTTGAGTGGGTCACTAAGGAGAAGGGGGCCATACTCCTCTATGCCCTGCTGGTACGGGTGGAATGA